TAACAGTACCGTCAAGAAGCCGTACGTTTGCGCCAGCTACAACTTCAAGACTTGCGCCACTTTTTATTAATACTACGGTTCCACCTCCAGCCAGTGTAACAGTCTGCTCTGATTCATAACAATCGCTCTGGCCACTCATAAGCATCAGGTCAGGTGTATCATAAACTTCCGGAAAGCCGAGAAAAGGATAACCATTATTCTGTGTATTCCCGGCATCATCAGCCCAAATATTTATGAAATTCCAGCTTGAATATGTATTGTCTGCATAAGGATGAGTCATTTGTGTTGTGGTTTTCCCAATGCCTCCTACACTACTACTCTGACCCGAAGTTTCTGTATTCCAATAACTGTCAATGACGGTTCCTCCATTGGCTCTGCCAATCAATCCTCCCGGATTAGATGCACTGCTTACTGAACCTGAGGCGTAGCTATTTTGAATATCTCCGTAATAGTTCCAACCTATAAGCCCTGCAGCGTAGTTAGTACCAGAAACTGAAACCAGCGAATAGCAGTTTTGGACACTACCACCCGGACTATTAACGCTATTAATTAATCCTGCAAGGCCACCAACATAATTTGCACCCTGAACAATTCCATTTGCGTAGCAACTGAAAAGATTGCCGGAACATTTACCAACCAGGCTTCCGGTATTATTGTTGCCTGTAATGTTTACATTGAGCAATGCGAGCTTGCTGATGTTCCCGGCAGTATAATACTCTCCGAATAAGCCTACATTTTCCATAGAAGGCCGGTTAATATACAGGTTGCTTATTTTGTGCCCGTCACCGTCAAACAAGCCCCTGAACTTGTTCACTGTGTTGCCAATTGGTTCAAACCCTTCGCCAGTGGTAAGAGTTACTTTATATGCCTCCCAGCCCTCAACCTGTGCATAACTGGCATCGGCATTAAAATCAAGGTCGGTCATGAGCTTATAATGGCCATGCATAAAATTTCTCATATTGTCCAGATCCTGTATGGTATAGATTTCAATAGGCGTTGGACCGGGATAGGGAGTTTGGATGTTTTGCCTCAGCCATGGGTAGGATACATCCTCATTGATTTCCCAGGTATTTTCAAAATCCCAACCCGAACTCTGGAAAGTTGATTTCATCATCATCTGCCACGTTAAGCTTCCGTATCCATCACCGGCACTCGTGTTTTGACCACTGGATTCAATATTCCAAAAACTTCCGGTTACGCTTCCTGCGTTGGCGTAACCAACCAATGCCCCAACGTATGAACTACCCACTATTCCTCCAATAACATAACAATTTGTAATGGATCCATAATAGTTCCATCCGGTAATCCCGCCTACCCGTGCTTCACCTTCAATATACACAAAAGAATAGCTGTTCAAGATATTGCCCCCTGGAGAATTAATGGCATCAATTTTACCGGAAATGCCTCCGGTATAGTCTATTCCATTCAACAGTCCGCTTGCATAACAACCCACTATATTGCCATCGTTTTGACCTGCGAATGCCCCGGTATAGTGCTGTCCGGTTATCAATATATCTACAAGGCCAAGGTTTCTGATACTACTTGCGCTCCGGTAATATCCAAAGAGTCCGATATAATTTGTAGTCGGTCTGTTGATATAAAGGTTGCTGATAACATGTCCGTTTCCGTCAAAAAACCCGGTGTATTTATCATTCAAATTCCCGATAGGCGTAAAACCTTCACCGGTTGTCATGCTCAATTTAAAAGCTTCCCAACCTGCAAGCTGTGCATAACTACCATTGTCATTAAAATCAAGGTCATTCATCAGTTTATAGTGGCCGTGCAATAAGTTTCGCACATTATCTAAATCCTGAATGGTATAAATTTCAATGGGTATAGGAGCAGGAAAGGGTATTTGTATATTTTGTCTTAACCAGGGATAAGACTCATTTTCCTGTATGGACCATACATCTGTGAAATCCCATCCGGCATTTGTGAATGTTGACGCCTGCATCATTTCTCCGGTCAAAATTCCGGTTCCACCCAGGCTTGAGCTCTGACCGGTTGATTCAATATTCCAGAAGCTATTTAGGACCTCTCCTGCATTGTTATAGCCCACCAGTCCGCCATAGTTTGAAGCACCGTTTACACCACCGGCAACGTAGCAATTGGTGATTGTTGCATAATAATTCCATCCAATTGCACCTCCCACACGCTGGCTTCCTGATACATTGGTAAGTGAATAGCTGTTTACTACCAGACCTGGTGTGATATTTCCGTCGAGTCTGCCGGCGAACCCACCTACATAAAGGTTGCCTTGCAGATTGCCGGCTGTATAGCTTGTTGCGATTTTTCCGAGGCTTTGACCGGCAAATGATCCTATATAATTATGTCCGACGATATTTATCTGTTTCATCCCAACTTGTCTTATACCGCCTGCCCCTCCTATATATCCGAATAAACCTACATAATCTGCAGCAGGCCGGTTCACATATAGGTTAGCAATGACTTTACCGTTACCATCAAAAAACCCGATAAACCTGTTGGTAGAATTTCCGATTGGCTCGAACCCCAAACCTGTGGTCATTGAAGTCTTAAAATCCTCCCATCCTTCAATTTGAGTGTAGCTGGCATTCTCATTAAAATCAAGATTATTCATCAGTCTGTAATGCCCGTGAAGAAAAGTCCTGGTATTATTGAGATCCTGTATTGTGTTTATTGGAAAGGGATTAGGTCCAGGTAAGGGAACTGGCTGGCTGTCTTTTAACCACGGATATGTTACTTCGTTTGTGATTGACCAGGTATTAGCAAAATCCCAACCGGCATCTGTATAAGTGGAGCTTGTCATCATCTGTGCCATTGTAATTCCGTTGCCGCCTGCACTTGTTAATTGTGCAGAGGTTTCGGTATTCCAGAAGCTATTGTTATAGAACCCATTAATATTGTACCCAGCCAATCCTCCTGAATTAACGCCTGAGACACCCCCGGATGCATAAGCATTTGTAATAGTGGCATAATAATTTTCACCAACCAGGCCTCCCGATCGGCCAGTTGCACCTGTAGCAGCTATATAAGCCAGTGAATAGCAATTTATTACCAATCCGACACGGATTTCGGTGTTCCCATTATTGTATCCTGCTATTCCTCCAGCCCGATTGCTCGCAGTGACAATACCAGTTGAATAGCTTGTTGCGATAGTGCCTTCATTATACCCTACCAAAGCGCTTACATAGTTGTTGCCTGTAACATTTACACTCTCAACTCCAATTCTTCTTATTTTACCTGCGCCACCTAAGAATCCGAAAATTCCAATGTAGTCAGTAGAAGGTCTGTTTATGAACAAATTGCCTATTGCATACCCGCCTCCATCAAAAAGCCCGATAAATTTACCTGTGGAGTTGCTCAAAGGATCGAAACCAGTGCCTGAAGTCATCGCGGTTTTATAGGCTTGCCAATCATTGATCTGGGCATAGCTATTACCATCATTGAAATCGAGGTTTTTGGTAAGGATATAATGTCCGTGCAGCAAATTCCTGATGTTATCCATATCCTGGATCGTGTTGATATAAAATGGCCTGGGACCAGGTTCGGGCGATTGTGGATTGGCTTGTAATTTAGGATAGGATATCCCTTCAGTAATTGACCAAATGGTTCCAAAATCCCAACCGGCATTGGTGAATGTTGAAACGGTTTTCATTTCAGCCATCGTGATGCCGGTTCCGCCAGCGCTGGATAACTTGGCAGATGTTTCTGAATTCCAAAAGCTACCATTGTAACTGCCATTGTTATTATCTCCAACCAGTCCCCCTGAATTATTGCCTGAAACACCCCCGGATGCATAAGAGTTTGTAATTGTTGCATAATAGTTTTCACCAACCAGGCCTCCTGCACGACCAGTTGCACCTGTAGCAGAAACATAAGCTAATGAATAACTGTTGATTAACAAACCTACCCTGGATGCTGTATTTCCATTATTATACCCCGCGATCCCGCCAGCTTGTTGATTGGCAGATAGAATACCGGCAGAGTAACTTCTGCTTATCGTGCCTTCATTGTAACCAACGATGACGCCCACATAATTTTTACCTGTTATGTTAGCTTCAATAATACCAAGGTTCATTAATTCTGCTGTTCCGGTAATAAATCCAAACAAGCCGATGTAATCAGTAGCCGGCTGGTTGATGAATATGTTGGCAATGCTATAGTTCTGTCCATTGTAGCTACCAGTAAATTTGGATGAACTATTGCCGATTGGAACCCAGCCACCTCCTTCATTGTAAGGTGAAACATCCAATTCAATGTTCGCCGTTTGTATAAAATGCGATCCCAGATAATTTCTGACATTATTAAGGTCATTTGCAGTTGCAACCTGATAGGGATCCAATTGAGTTCCTGTTCCGCCAGAAAACTGGGCAGACAAACTGCTGGTAAACAATGTTATACAGGCAATGTATAACATCTTAGCTGTAAAGCTTCTTAATTTTGTTTTCATAACGATTGGTTTGATGGTGTTTGAGAAATTTATTAAAACATACAATATTCGTATTATGAATTTATAATCAAAATCCGACTTTGAAAGGAATGGAAGATCAGGATTAGGGATAAGAGGGGTGCTTGCACAATAATTCAGACTATATACTGCATGCACTCACGGTTTCGATAAGGCCAATAACCATTCGTAAAAACCTGTCTGTAAAATTAATACCAGAAACAGGCAAATGCAATAGCATTTCCATTATTTTTTCTTGCTTTCATCCCAATACTCAATTTAAATTATTATTCGCCCGCTTTCATTGAGTATTTGCTGGCAATGAATTATTATTTGCAACCCGTAGAATATGTTTTAAGGTCACAAAAGGATACATTCAATTAGTCAAAAGGCACGGATTCTAATGATTTTCAATTGTGATCGGAAAATAGTATCACAAGCTATGCCCGCATATTAGAATCTTTTCAAATTGCCGGTAAGACTTATTGATTTTATCAAACCGGCAATTTGTTCTGGCAATCAGTTCAGATACTAAGAGAAAAGCCGTGTTATTTCTTACCAGTTTCATCACTTCTGCTTCAGAACCTAACATTGTTTTCTGTTTTATTTTATTTTATTTTGAAGCTTTAACATGAGGTTTCGGGTTGATGAGAATGCGCACAAAATCAATGGCAAACCCATCGCCTATGCCGGTGGTAGCATCGTCAATCAGGATTTTAAACTTGCCGTCTTTCAGTTTTCCCACCTCTTCGGGGGTAAGCCGGTAGCTCACCATTTTACCTACCGGCCCGGTCATATCGGTTTCGTTAATCAGTTTCGAAAGTCCAACCGACATCACGCCGTCCAATTTAGCAGTGAAAAGGCTTTCAGACGAAACCGATTGGATATCGTTAATAAAAGCCTGTAAAATAGCGGAATTAATGGTAATGTCAACAGGCTGAAATTCGAGTGTCACCGGTTTCGGAAGATTGCCGGGACGTAGCGATGTTTCGGTATAGCCATCGGTCCATGCTTCGGATCCGTATTTATAGGATGAAGGCACCATGATGCGGTCAGTTCCTTCGGGATCGGTTTTGTCAACTTCCCAGGGAAATTCGTTCCATTCGGTCAGTTCACCGGAGAAAGGGTTGTAACCCTGGGCGAACCCGCTGTTGATGTTGTCAATATCGCCCACCCTTACCATCAGCTCAGCATCAGGTGTGTTTTTCATGATCACCCGTTTCTTTTTCCAGTCATCAACTTTGTCGTAAACAACCTGTGGAACAGGTTTAACGGTATCCGTAATAACAGGCTCAGCCACGGCTTCAAGCTGGAAATTCAATGTCCCTGCTTTGCTGTCCGATACTTCGACGGTGGTCATTGAGGATGCATAGCCTGTTTTCGAAGCCGTTACGTAATTGAACCCGCCCGGAACGCCGGTAAGGGTATAAACACCTTCGGATGTGGTAATCGCCTTCACAATTCCAGATGACGACACCGTTGCGCCTTCCAGCGGTTTGCCAGTGGTTTTATCGCTTACTTTACCCGAAATTTTTCGGTTTCCCGAGGCTTTGGGGTTGATCAGGATACGGGCAAAATCAATGGCATACCCATCGCCCGCGCCGGTGACGGCATCATCAATCAGGATTGAAACTTTGCCACGTCTAACAGCTTCCAGCATTTCGGGATGAAAGGTCACGGTCACCAGTTTTCCGACAGGCCCGGTTTGGTTCAAAGAATTGAGCACTTTCTCAAGTTCGGCGAAACGTATTCCGTTGACCGTGGCCGTGAATTTGGTTTTGAACACCGGGGCCTGAAAATCATCAACAAACAGTTGCAGCGAAGCCGCATTCACCGCTATGCCTTCGGTCGGAAAGCTGAAAACAATTGGCCTAACTGAATTTTCAGGCCGTGAAGTGCTTTGCGTATAACCATCGGTCGAAGCCGATGGGTCGCCTTTGAAACCTGATACCACCATGATGCGGTCGGTGCCGTCGGGGTCAGCGGGATCGGGTTCCCAGGGGAAGCCGTGTGGGTCGGTAGGTTCGCCCGAGAAGGGATTGTAGCCCTCTTCGAAATCAAAACCGAAATTGTCAATGTCGCCCACCCGGATAACCATTTCGGCTTCAGGAGAATTCTTTGTGATGGATGTTTTTAATTGCCAATCAGGATGTTGGGCAACCAGTATTCCTTGGGTCATCGCCATGAATGCCAACAAGGAAAAGATAACACGGCGTTTTGTTTTCATGGTTTGGGAAGTGTTAATATTTAAGGGTTCGCAACTGTTCCAATACATCTTCAAGCGAAGGCTTCACCACCTCATTCAATAGTTTATCCTCATTTAGTGGTTCTGCAGGCCTGGGGCCTTGAATATCAACTCTTCCCTTCCAATGACTTCCACCTTTGTCGTCGTAGAGAATGATGTTTGCCGGAATAAGTATTTCTTTATCGGTAACTTTTATTGACTCAAAAGATGCAAATAACAGATAGTTGTATTTTTCTCTTTTTACCAGTTCTTTGATGGCTGCCGCATTCAGGTTATCAGGATTGAGTTTGGGCATGCCCTCCAGGGCTAGCAATACATGCTCGCGTGTTAAAGGATTGACCTGGCCGACAACACCCAATTGAATGATTAAATGTTCCTGCATTTGCACAGCAAAATCATTCCATTGCTGATTGTTGAGTGCTGTATGCTGCACTGCACTGACGTTTACCGGTAAAACACCCATGCGCACCTGTGCACTGAGGGAACCGGAGATGATAAACACCAGCAAACAAATTGCCAGTTTAGCTGATAATGAACTATTTGTTTTCATTTTACTTGATTTAAATGGTTAAAGAAATTGACAGGTTTTGCTTTGATCAAAGTTTTTTGAAAATGATCAGGGATTCAATAAAGCAACCGTGAGAACTGCCCCTTCTTCCATGCTCATTAACATGATGGAGTATTTTTCATTCTCGGTGCTGATGGCTCCTTGTGAAGGCCCGAAGTTCATGAAGTTGGTCTCAAATCCTTTTTGCCGGAGCAGTTTGTTGTACTGATCCAGATAGTCTTCGGGCAGATCTTTATACATGATTGACCAGGCCCGTGTGCCATCATTAGAGATATTGAGTCCTATCCCGTCAATTCTTCCTGACTTGAATTCGGGAACATCGGCTGGGATTTCATCCGGCCATTTTTTTGCTTCTGCATCAATTTCAACCCGATGGCCATTGGTTTCAAAAACAGCTCCGTCCTTATTAAGTTTAACAGTTGCATCTTCGCCTGTTTCTTTTTCAATGGCCTGTTCGAGTAATTTTTCGCTTGACTTTGTAGAACTTTGCTGGCAGGAATTGAAGAAAAAGAAAAATAACAGCACCGATAAACTTAGTAATCTGACAATAGATTGGTTAAGGTGTTTCATGGTTAAGAAGTTTTTTGGTTGTTTTATATCATTAATGCTTAACGATCAATTTTTTATATCCGGTAACCTGATTTTCTCTCATTTCCTGAATGAAATAAACCCCTTCGCTAAGCCCAGAAACGTCAATTATGCCTGACTGCTGGTTATCGCCAAATTGCCTTTTATAAACCAGACATCCCATGATATTTATCAGGCTAATTGTTGCAGAACCTTTAATATTCAGGTTCTCAAAATAGAGTAGATCTGATGCCGGGTTGGGATATACTTTAATTTGGTTTGAAGGATCCCTGCTTCCGGAAGTCTCATCCGAGAACTCAAGCTTGTCTATTAGGTAATATGAACCAATATTACCTCCGATGAACTGCCCGAGTTGCATAGCGATAAAAGCCTCATTCGGTGTATCGGAGGTCGCGTAAACAATGTCCAGAATGAACTGAGTCCAGTTTGTATGGCTTTGCAGTGAACGCAATAATCCGAAGCCGATCATTTCCCCGTCAAGCCACATGCTGACATTGATCTTTAAGCTATCCAACCCAATAATGTTGCCTTTGATGTATCCTGTAAGTGACTGGAACCTTTCATTAACGGGGAAATTGCCATCAGTGAACATGAAGCCGGCAGTATTCATTTCCATACCTGGATCATAAACTACTTTCAATTCAACTGAATAATCTCCATTGTAACTTTCATTGCTTCGCAGAACATTCGGATAATCTTCGTCGCTGCTGATTGTCCATCCATCGGGCGCCAGGATTCCTAAATTCAATGTCCAATCTTCAAAACTGGAATTGGGTACCTGTGATAAAGCAGGTATGGCTAAAATTGCGATCCACAGTAATGGTAATATCTTTGTTTTCATTTTGCATAGTTTGTTTAATGGTTGATTGATTAATTTGGTTTGATTTTCGATAAAAAACTCGTCCTGACCATATCGGATCAAGGCATTTGTATGTAAAGCTTACATCATTAATCCTCCTTTCCTTTTTCTCGGTTCCGGTTTTTCCGTATCTGTATTGTGATTCTTCAAAAGGTTTTTGTTTCTGTTATTTATTGGCTTGTCTGTGTCTGTTTTATAAAATGTTTGCTGCCTGGATTCTACAAAAGGATTCACACGGATAACTATTTGATGAATTAAAAAAAACTGTTCACTTGTCATTCTTCTGATAATGCTTAATGATTTTTATCAGTGCTGAATTGCGATCTTCAGTTTTCTGCCTGGTTACTTCCAACTGATTCTTTTCAAAATCAAGATTATTTTCAGCCACCTTGGTTTCAGCTTTCCTGGGCTTCTTAACTGTTTTCATAACAGTGATTTATTCGTCGCAAAGCTAAGCCGGATCAAGAGGCAGGTGCAAATTTTTCAGGTTCCAAAAGGTGTTAATAGCGGTTTCAAAAAGTGACATTATTTTAAAACCATATTAAATTATGGAAAATGTATGCTGAAAATCACAGGCTCAACCCATGCCATAAACTGATAAAAAACCAATGACGCCAAGGCTGGTTCTAAGTAGAATATCTGAGCTATTGATTTAGCATTAAAGTGTTCAAAGTTGCATAAGAAAAGGGACGAGGTTATCGTCAGAATGCAGGCCTAGTTTTTGGCGTAACCTATATCT
This portion of the Bacteroidales bacterium genome encodes:
- a CDS encoding carboxypeptidase regulatory-like domain-containing protein; its protein translation is MKTKRRVIFSLLAFMAMTQGILVAQHPDWQLKTSITKNSPEAEMVIRVGDIDNFGFDFEEGYNPFSGEPTDPHGFPWEPDPADPDGTDRIMVVSGFKGDPSASTDGYTQSTSRPENSVRPIVFSFPTEGIAVNAASLQLFVDDFQAPVFKTKFTATVNGIRFAELEKVLNSLNQTGPVGKLVTVTFHPEMLEAVRRGKVSILIDDAVTGAGDGYAIDFARILINPKASGNRKISGKVSDKTTGKPLEGATVSSSGIVKAITTSEGVYTLTGVPGGFNYVTASKTGYASSMTTVEVSDSKAGTLNFQLEAVAEPVITDTVKPVPQVVYDKVDDWKKKRVIMKNTPDAELMVRVGDIDNINSGFAQGYNPFSGELTEWNEFPWEVDKTDPEGTDRIMVPSSYKYGSEAWTDGYTETSLRPGNLPKPVTLEFQPVDITINSAILQAFINDIQSVSSESLFTAKLDGVMSVGLSKLINETDMTGPVGKMVSYRLTPEEVGKLKDGKFKILIDDATTGIGDGFAIDFVRILINPKPHVKASK
- a CDS encoding T9SS type A sorting domain-containing protein produces the protein MKTKLRSFTAKMLYIACITLFTSSLSAQFSGGTGTQLDPYQVATANDLNNVRNYLGSHFIQTANIELDVSPYNEGGGWVPIGNSSSKFTGSYNGQNYSIANIFINQPATDYIGLFGFITGTAELMNLGIIEANITGKNYVGVIVGYNEGTISRSYSAGILSANQQAGGIAGYNNGNTASRVGLLINSYSLAYVSATGATGRAGGLVGENYYATITNSYASGGVSGNNSGGLVGDNNNGSYNGSFWNSETSAKLSSAGGTGITMAEMKTVSTFTNAGWDFGTIWSITEGISYPKLQANPQSPEPGPRPFYINTIQDMDNIRNLLHGHYILTKNLDFNDGNSYAQINDWQAYKTAMTSGTGFDPLSNSTGKFIGLFDGGGYAIGNLFINRPSTDYIGIFGFLGGAGKIRRIGVESVNVTGNNYVSALVGYNEGTIATSYSTGIVTASNRAGGIAGYNNGNTEIRVGLVINCYSLAYIAATGATGRSGGLVGENYYATITNAYASGGVSGVNSGGLAGYNINGFYNNSFWNTETSAQLTSAGGNGITMAQMMTSSTYTDAGWDFANTWSITNEVTYPWLKDSQPVPLPGPNPFPINTIQDLNNTRTFLHGHYRLMNNLDFNENASYTQIEGWEDFKTSMTTGLGFEPIGNSTNRFIGFFDGNGKVIANLYVNRPAADYVGLFGYIGGAGGIRQVGMKQINIVGHNYIGSFAGQSLGKIATSYTAGNLQGNLYVGGFAGRLDGNITPGLVVNSYSLTNVSGSQRVGGAIGWNYYATITNCYVAGGVNGASNYGGLVGYNNAGEVLNSFWNIESTGQSSSLGGTGILTGEMMQASTFTNAGWDFTDVWSIQENESYPWLRQNIQIPFPAPIPIEIYTIQDLDNVRNLLHGHYKLMNDLDFNDNGSYAQLAGWEAFKLSMTTGEGFTPIGNLNDKYTGFFDGNGHVISNLYINRPTTNYIGLFGYYRSASSIRNLGLVDILITGQHYTGAFAGQNDGNIVGCYASGLLNGIDYTGGISGKIDAINSPGGNILNSYSFVYIEGEARVGGITGWNYYGSITNCYVIGGIVGSSYVGALVGYANAGSVTGSFWNIESSGQNTSAGDGYGSLTWQMMMKSTFQSSGWDFENTWEINEDVSYPWLRQNIQTPYPGPTPIEIYTIQDLDNMRNFMHGHYKLMTDLDFNADASYAQVEGWEAYKVTLTTGEGFEPIGNTVNKFRGLFDGDGHKISNLYINRPSMENVGLFGEYYTAGNISKLALLNVNITGNNNTGSLVGKCSGNLFSCYANGIVQGANYVGGLAGLINSVNSPGGSVQNCYSLVSVSGTNYAAGLIGWNYYGDIQNSYASGSVSSASNPGGLIGRANGGTVIDSYWNTETSGQSSSVGGIGKTTTQMTHPYADNTYSSWNFINIWADDAGNTQNNGYPFLGFPEVYDTPDLMLMSGQSDCYESEQTVTLAGGGTVVLIKSGASLEVVAGANVRLLDGTVIQPGAYFHSWISDEPGYCSNTRSLLATGYDKSDEDTDAQSVLEMIRIYPNPSLGNFSAELLDSESSGKVHLEIYNMIGEKIITVELPETNKILFDLSDRKPGVYLIRITSGINSIITKLILQ
- a CDS encoding T9SS type A sorting domain-containing protein, which codes for MKTKILPLLWIAILAIPALSQVPNSSFEDWTLNLGILAPDGWTISSDEDYPNVLRSNESYNGDYSVELKVVYDPGMEMNTAGFMFTDGNFPVNERFQSLTGYIKGNIIGLDSLKINVSMWLDGEMIGFGLLRSLQSHTNWTQFILDIVYATSDTPNEAFIAMQLGQFIGGNIGSYYLIDKLEFSDETSGSRDPSNQIKVYPNPASDLLYFENLNIKGSATISLINIMGCLVYKRQFGDNQQSGIIDVSGLSEGVYFIQEMRENQVTGYKKLIVKH